The genomic DNA GCGAGCCTGCCGGCTCCGGTCCATGAAGGAACAGGCCCATGAGTAGTTTTGTCCTGGTGCAATCTCCGCATAGTGTCAAGCCACGGGAACCTCATAATCCTTATCAAAACAGTAGGTCATCAAGGGAAACAAGAGGGGCAGTTAGATAACCATGAGGAAAGCTTTCAAACATACTATCCTTTTACGCAATTATGAAATTACTCATTTTGATGGAGATTTGTAGTATCGTTAGAAATGGATGTGATATGAACTGAAGAGTAAGAAATATGGCAATGGTAATACTTATAAGTCACCAACTGATCTGTGAATTGAAATTCTCTTCTGTAGTCCACACCTCATTGAACTCGGACAGCTTAGCTTCACATACCAAATGCAGCATTTCAGTACAGCCTCGCATATCAGCATAGTATTTACAATGTTCATATGTAAACAAAATCATAGGATCTGCAACGATCTTCTTAGATGTAGTAATTACAGTGTGTTGAATCATGAAGATTTTAGGGCATCATACATTCTACACGACGAGGACGAGCTACACTGTCGTTGACCTTTAATTGAGGTCTGCTCAGATGAATTACAGGGTCTCAATACCTAATTCTAGTCGAGAATTACAAAACCGCAGCTATTTGTCACTCACACCTCTATACGATGAATGATATACATGACTATTGGCCATTGTTGACATGCTTCGCTAACAATCTCTTGGCATTATACATGTCTGCGACTGCCAGAAGTCCCACCAAAGACGCTGGGTATCAAGAGTCTATCAGATTGCAACTACACTCCAGAACTGTATAACTTCTTCAATGTATATAAGCACAGCGCCTCCAACATCTGTTTCAGGACCATGATAATGCCAATTGCAACTAGCATTAGCCCTTGTGTGGTTGTGCACACCGCTAGGTAGTTGCCTCAAGATAACTTGGCCTTGGGCACTATTCACTTGACCCGCTATTTCTTGATGAGGAGTCTACATATGTAATATTAAAGATTTGATTGCTGATACTGCTGGATTTGATAAAAGGTATGAAATAGAACTAGAACAAATTTATACCTCGTGAATGACGCTTCCCCTCCATTGCCTCTTTCTTTTCCTGGCAACTGTGACAAAGGAAAGGGCCATCCCAGGGGCGCAGCTTTCCTGGCTTTGACAAACCCTCGTGTATGGATATCCCCTGACCAGATTCCAAGTCAATTTGGCAAATTGCACATGCAAAGAGTTTGAACATATTCCGGACTGGATATTCAGAATTAAGCCTGCATTCACCGGATATCAAATGTTAGGCATGGCATCATGATCTAAAATTTTGGATGTTTCTGAGCTCCAACTAAACATGACGTTTTGAGAAGACAAATTTGTTATCACTTGTTTCATCACCTCATGGTCTTCTCACATGATAAATCACCATGATTAACAGTTGCTTCTTGATGAGTTTGAGAAATTTATAAATGAGTGAAATGCACCAAGGGTCCTTTAATTTTATCTAATTCTTATGTAGGTCCATAAACTCTAGAAGTGGGCATCTGGGTCCTTAAACTTTTCAAGCACTTCACTCTATGTTCACTTCAGGTCCAATTATGGACCTAGATCTCACTTAGAATGAACCAATTAAAAAGTTTAAGGACCCAAATGTTCACTTTAAGACTTCATGGACCTAGATGAGAACCACAGAAAAGTTTAAGGACCCTGGGAGCACTTTACTATTTATAAATTAACATAAATGGAAATGAAAACATTACATTAAGCAGTTAAAGATATGTCACAGATTGAGAAATGTGTGGGGAACAACATGCTTAAGTGTCAACAGAACAGCACGTCCTTAATTAATGACAAGTATACCACCAAGAGTCCCAAATTATAACACCGTGGTTTCTCCCAATATTTTGTAAAGGTGTTTTATACTTGGCAACATACAACAGCATTTGATATGCCCTCTCAGGAACTAAACTTTTGCAGTCAAGGCATGGCATGCGCCATTATAATATGATCTAAAATAGTTTGTATTCGAGCACAAACAGTTTCTGCATCGCAGAAAGATCACTTTCAGTTGAACATGACAAGGTATTCCATTAAAAGGTGGATACTTCCAGTTAAATGGAACCAAGCAAATAGCAGGAAACATCATACTTCTTTACCAACTACAAGCATCTTAGCAACAGTAGTGAAAGAGTGCTCCCTAAATGATAGTCAATTTATTAACTGGAATGTTTAAGTTCATAGTATAATTATTTGCCAACTGTTATGCATCCATCATCCAGATGAGGTAAGGGTACAAACCTCCTTGAAAGGGATGGACATCCATCTTCAAAGACTTCCTCCACAAAATCTGGTTCGGAATAATTATCTTTGGTAGCAAGAGATAATGAGTCAGATGCTGTTTTCCTCAAAAAGAAGCTTTTGAGAAGGCCAAGGCCTTTTCCTGGTGTTTTTGGAGATTCTATAGTGGATTTTGGTTTCTCTGGTGGTATTATGTCAATGACAATGCAAGTGGTATCGTCTCTCAATCCTTTTGATTCCACTGCTTCCTGGAAACAATGGACAAGTTAGAAACAGCACAACAGAGGATTTCAGGGCATGTTATGAGGGTCAAGTAGGGTATTAGTACTGTACCTTGACAATTTGATCAGCTGCAGCCTCTGGAGAAAGTCCCCGTGCACAACTAAAAGCGACTTCGGCAGTTAAAGCGTCCCAAACACCATCGCTTGCAATAATAAGGCGCCCTCCAGAATTAGACAACTACAGCAAGCATTACAACACTATAATTTTTCGAAATATGGTCAAAATAAAACgaattaaaaaaatacttcAGAGACAATCACATAATAATCCTGTCATAAAGAAAACATAGTTATAAGCCTACAGCAATGAACAAATTTTGGAACTAATGAAGCAAGAATAAAAACTGGCGGTCACTTCATATATACTGCAAGATATATAGCTTGACAAAATGATCTAACTTCTGAATGTAACCAGGTAAAGATACAGAAGAGAGTACAGTTTGACCTCAAACATTAGCCAACTTACAAGGACAGTCGCATAGCAACAAAATACAGATGATAGAATAATAAGAACATCAAAACATTAACATTTAGTAAATCTGCAAAAGTGTGGAGTCCGGTTTTTCCAGAAATTGTATGTGAAGTAACTTTTTGGACATTGTACCTTCATCTGCTTCACATAAGGAACAGGAATGATATATTCACCTACGTCCTGATCACCAATTGATCTTGACAGGCATAGACCACCTGGCCAACATCTAAGGGGACCAATCTGGATGGGGGAAAAAGGAATCAAGGATCAATAGAAAGGTTAAATCAGATCTACAAACCAAAATACAGCACTGTAAAGGAAAACTATGGAAAATATCTATATGTACGGCCATTAAAATGTCCAGGGCGGTACTCACACACAGGTTGACTTTCAGTCacataaattcaaaaataaataaaataatagaaTGGAGACTAGTTGCAGAAGCACCGATTTGTCAGTCAATTCAAGAGCTGCAACATTtcagtcaaaagaaaaaaatcaagagcTGCATCCAGCTGCCATCTAGCACGACTTAAAGCCCCACTCACCTAATGAAAACACTACATGTTGAATAGCTTGACATACGCCAAATTAGTCACTAATAGACAGCAAACAGACCAAGGCTGCttttcgaagaaaaaaaaaagggcaccACCTCGGAAActttaacaaaaaaattattgaaTATTGCACCAAAAACATCAACAATAGAAAGCATGTTGGTTTCATTAAAGAAAGCTCTTTGGCTACCAACTGCATACATTAGATGGGAAACTTTTGGGTGACCACAAAAAGGCAAAGAACAAACCTCAGCACCACCGACGACATTTAGCCTTCCAACTTCACCTCCACATTCCGTTACACGTCCAACCCTTCAAATCAAAAACTAACCAGTGAGAAGGGCCAAACGTATAATAGGCAGAGAACAGTACCGTCCGTGAGAAAGCAATCTTACTCCTCTTCACTAGAGTCAAAACGATGGTCGGCCGACAAATAGTAGATGGATCCCTCGGCCTCAAGGACGCAGCGTGAATCACCAACGGAAGCAACAGTTACAACGGAGCCATCAATTATGACGAGTGTCACGGTCGTCCCCGAGGAGTGAGCTGCAGTTGGCAACCAAAGCTCAGCTCTTCTTGTACTGGTTAGTACGGTGTACTACCACCAGACCATGTACACGGTCAATTCGAATCACATAACTACCGCCTCGCCATAGAGATGACACGTTGAGTAATGATAGATAGATGTGCCGCTACTCTACTGAACCATGTAGTACCGTGAGGTACTTGCTATAGTTGCTGGTTCCATGAATGGAAGGAATTCGAATCACCTTTGGTCTGGAAATCCTTGTCGGTCTTGACGAACCCCGCGACGAGCGCCCTCGGGAGCGCGGCGAGCCACTCGTCCCTGCTGAGATCGGTGGGGACGCAGCCGAGCACGTTGCCGAGGAGGTGCTCCTTGGCGTACACCGCGGCGGCGCTCCCGTTGTGCCCGTCGAACAGCTGGGGAGAGCGGGGGCCGGTCTCAGAAACACGAAGCGGAGCAGACCAGCATTGGGTGGGGCACCGGAGGAGGCGCGGATggatggagagagaggggggacgCTTACGGCGAAGGCGGAGAAGGAGGTGGACGGCGCGCCGGGGCGGCGCTCGCAGGCGGGCTTGAGCAGCGCGAGGTCCTCGCCTTtcttggcgcggccggcctgCCCCGCCGCGACCGTGGGCCGCTCgacgccggcccccgccgccgcgacgcgctCCGCCGACGCCTCCCGCCGCAGCAGGTCCCCGAGCGCCACGCTCCCGGCCCGCCTCCTcacgccccgcgccggcgccgacgacatCGTGTCCCCGGTCAGATCCCGGCAGCGGCGGTAGATCGGTCGCGGGCGTGCAGCAACAGCATCGCCGCGCTGGCTGGCGCTAGCTAGCACGCTGGCCTAGCTAGTCTGGTCGGGGAGCACGAGCACGAGCGCGCACTCGCCTTTCCGCCCGCTGGCTGCCTGCCGTGCCGCGCTCGCTCGCTCGACTTTTTGGGGCGGGGCAGGGGTGGTGGGGGGTGGGTTTGGCTGGCCGGGACCCCGGGGCTGGCAGCTCGGCGCTCGGCGCGTTGCTGTTGCTTTGCGGGATGGGAGGGACTTGGGAGAGGGGAGAGCGGCGGGGGGGCGGGGGCAAGCGAGCGACCCGTCACATGGGGCGCGCGGTACAGGACGCGCAAATCCAGCCCGCTCCCACGCGCGGCGGCCTCGCACTCGCGCTTCGCCCTCGGGTGAAACGAAACGAAACCAAATGGAAATGATCCCTCCAAAGCGGAGAGCGGCAAAGGGGAGCGggagcgcgcgggcgcgggcgcggcgcacTAATGACCGGGCGGGGGCGCGTGCGTTTTTAACGCCGGGACGCGGCAGGTGGGTGGTGGGTCAGGCGGGCCGCGGCCAGGTGGGGAAGGAGGAAACGGACGAGGACGAGCCGGTGTGCGCGCTGTCTGCCCGCGAAAATGCCTTGGCGTGGTAGGCTGGTGGCACCTGACCGACCCGGGCAGTGGgagcccagcagcagcagcgcggtCGTCCGTCTCGCCGTCCCGGTCTTCGCCGCGGACGAGGTCGTGGGTTTTTTTAAGGCTCTGCATCTCCGGTCGTCCAGGTCTTCTGCAGTGGCCTGTTGCTGTACACAGCATGAATTTTCTGCGCCCTTTGCATGTGGACTGTGGCTGCGAGAACGTTACTGTCCTACAAGTGCAGGATCTGATACGCAGACGTCGATACGAAGAGGATGGCATGGGTAATCTAGAATTGGGTTAGAGTTATTATTAGTTATTAATGTTAGTCAATTTATTCGAGTTTGAGTCAATCCATTTACATAATATCGAACCTATTATAATCAACATTCTCTATCTCCTTAAATGAATCGTCAGTGCTCCCACCTTCCTTAAAAAAATACGCAGACAGCCGAGTCAGCTAAATGGAAGTGGTTTGCATTGCACGAATCTTTGAGGTCACAAAACAGCACGTATATACCGCtgaatgtttatttttttttattatattcCTTTTTGTGCGACGGGGAATATTAATAATGTGTTTGGTTCGAGGAATCACCTCATCCTAGATGAGATTGTCCATCATGAGTTGATCCTACAAAATTTAGCGGGATAACCTCATTTTTCATGATTATATTATTATTAGTTTGTGAGGGATGTGGTGAGGGATCAAACCCATTCCATTCCACGAACCAAACAACAAAAGTgatgagtaagaagatgaagcaTGACTCCATTTCTCAAACCAGACACCCCATAAAATCTTCTATTCGCCACAAAAGATTCATGTCTTTCGTGCTACCAATTCAAAACTTTCTTTGGTGTTGGTATATATgaaatcggctctccctttttTACACTTTGGCTCTTCCATTGCCTACTCCTACTGACATTTGATACGTTGTATGCTGGTTCATCAGTGTTGTATCTCCAACGGTACGAGGTACAGCTAGTTCTATGCCATCAAATGTGAAAGGGAGAAAGCAAACACGCAGTCTTCACTCTTCAATACGTCACTGCGAGGGAGGTGCATCAGGAAATGCGAGAGGGTCTCTCCGCTCCATGCTCTTGCTTTTGCACAATCCAATGACTAAAAAATTGATTATGGCAGCTTTAGAGCCTGACCTTCCCATATTAATATTCACTTCTACAACGAATCTTTCTGTGATTGTGATTCGAACAAGACAAGGTCTatagaacaaaacaaaaaactgATGACCCAAGGCTGAAAGCAAACGGTAATCGCTCGAGAAGAGATTTCGTTCGGTTTTCTTTGTGCATTCGCGTGGGTGCAACCAAGGAAGTGCCGGTCTGATTTTGCCCGCTCCTTATCATCGACTGACTCATCCTTGTTTCCTACCGCGCGTCAACTTGGCGGGATCGACGCGAGCTGCCTCCACGACCCGATCCAACACAGCAACATCTTTGGGCTGTTCCTGTCACCTCGCTTTCGAGCTTGGAACTGGTTTAAACTCTCCTCTTATATATTCTACAACGATGAAAGGGCtctatctgtttttttttcctatttgaTTTTAATCTTGTTGTCTTCCTCCCAAGTTGGTGTCTCTGCTTACCACGACCTGGTTGCTGTGGGGTGGAGAGACGATGACGGAGCTCGTGCTTGGCCGGCAGCCGACTGCACCGGCGCGGAACGTTTCCGTGGTGCTACGTGGAACGGAGGAAGCAGTTGCTCGCAGCTGCCACTCAGGTCTGATGGACGACGGCGATTGGATCGAGGTGACGACCGGCGAGAGTCACGAGACCTCGTCGCTTAATGTCACCAAGCTGTTAATAAGCCATCGCACTAGAAATTTCATTGGAGTTTCAGGCGACGAACTGATCCGAAACACATTTATCAGTGACTGACAGCAGGCCGGACATACCCAATGGTCCGAGAAAGAAGCCTGCAGATCGAATAATCGGTCCCGTGCCCCAGTTTCAACGACAAATCCGAGTCCTCCAGCTGGTGTCAGCAACGCAGCTGGTAGCCTCCAAATGGCCGAATGAGCAGACAAGAAACTTCTGCTACCAGACGAGCCGAGGACAGGCGACGGGCTTAACGCCCCGTGAATCTCGCCCGGATTGGCCGAGCGGAGGAGGAAATCCGAGAATGAGACTGATCCGGCTGTTGGTTTTGGATGGCAGCTGGTTGCTTCCGAAGACTGCTAGGCACGCCTGCACTGCACATGCGCGTACGTGTTTTTTCTGAAgatttttgtttggtttcggCAACGGCAGGCTCTACGAGTTCTTGCTTGCTCTCTTGTAGTGCCAGGTGCCACCGTGCCAGCTTTCGACAGGCACTCGACGAAACTTTTCTCGTGTGTAGATAAAGAATGAACCGTGTGACAAAAGGTCGCAGCTTTGCAGGGGATAGGAGAACAACACATGTGCATTGGATTTGGATCGACAAGCtataaacaaaaaagaaatgtaCAATTCTGCAGTGCAGCGGCTGACTTTTGTCTGAAGTTTCGGCACGTGAACGCCTGATCAGCATCTGCGCAAATGGCGCCTTTCTGTTGATGCGACTAGTCGACTACTCTAGTGTACAGAAACCTCCTTGCTAGGCTTGAAATACACAAAAGGCACTGACAAAACGGCGTGCGATATTTACTGAAAAGGAACGAAAAAACCGGGAGCTATCTGATCCTAAAGATGGCTTAATTACACTTCGAGATTGCTGTGGAAATTACACATCGAGCTGCGTTATTTCGAAGAATGAAACCGAGTGGCTCGACGCCGAGGATCTGCACGAGCCGTCTCGCTCGATGGAGTACGCGATGAGCAGCTTCACGACGTGCCTGTACCTCCTCCTGTACGTCGGGAACTTCGACAGGCTCCTCACGATTCCAACCAGCCTGCCAATACGTAGCCATTAGTCAATACAACAAGGAGAACTGACacagatgaggaagatgaaggTATCTGTCCTCATTCATCGCACACTTCATGAAGAACTGAATGTAACCGTTGTAATGAAATGAACAGAAATCAATCAAACCAAGCATGGTTTTCTGAAGAAACAGCATCAAGAGGCGGCATATATACCTTCTACTGATGGCCTGAATCTGTGCCAACCTCACAGGATCCTGGGGCATCTCGGCGCCGTTATCCCACACGCTAGTGCTCGCGGCGTTGCCAACGAAGAGGGTCAGCTTCTCCAGGAACCTCACTTCCTCTTCGGTCATCTTCAGCGCCTGTATCTGCTCCTTGAGCACCAGCACGGGGTGGAAGAACCAGTCCAGCAGCCGGTCCTGGGGCCTGTTGTGCTGGTTGACCTCGACGTTGCCCAGCAACAGCCCTCCGGCGCCGGCCTTGATCGATTGCAGCACGGTGCACAGCAGGGAGTAAGAAGGCAGGCCCAGGCTTATGGTTTCATGGCCGCTTTCCTTTGCCCTTAGCCACTCGCTCAGGCCGACGGCCGTAATGACATTCAGGTTCAGAAGGTCCCTGCCCCTCTGCTCGCATGCCTTCATCATGCCCTCCCATATCTGCAAAACAAGGAGCCAGATTAGGACTTCAGACATAATTTAAGTCGATCAAGATGAAATGCAAGTAAGAAACATATGAGGCTGTATAATCATCTATCTTTGGTAGAAAATAAGCCAAATTGCTGGAATCATCAGAAATATGATCTACATACTATTGGCCATTGTCAAGATTTTTCTGATGCAGTAAATCGATACTGAATTATCAACACTGAACTCCCTAATCTTCCACCCGATAGGAACATCAACCAGCATAAACTAGCAATCATAAAAGAACTAGTTAGCCTGATTATTAATAAACTAACTGCCACTTGGGATAGGCTTGTCTAATTTCTTTATAGTGGCCACAATACAAGGCAAACTCCCATACAAAGAagcattgcaaatttgcaactGCTGCTTTTGTGAGGTTCCTTTCGTTGGTGAATCATGATATTGCTTTGCTTTACAAGGCAGACTCCCATACAAAGAagcattgcaaatttgcaattgTTTCCTTTGTAAGGTTCCTTTCGTTGGTGAATCATGATATTGCTTCGCTTAGAACTAGCCCACCTAATCTAAGATACCATCAATGCAACAATTAAAACGTCTACCTGTACCTACTCTTGTGTGCCCCTTTCATTTATGCCATTTCCACAATTAGAACTAGCTCACCTACCAAAGAAAGCGTGACCACAGCAACACAGATTTGTCTTGCTATCGCCTCTACTTGGCTACTTGGGTGATGGAGCAGTATAGTTCACAGTATAGTCCCATTCATGACACTGGTACCTTACATGGAGCGAGCAAACCTAATAAAAGATAGCATGGACACAACATCTGAAAAAGTGCTTCTTTCTTTCGTGATATTAACACACATAAATTTACTGCCAAAGGAAATAAGGAATAGGCCTTTGAAATTTCTGAGCTTGACACTGCCTTTACTCTGAAGACAGGGGCAACATTGATGGGTAGCAGCAATTTCCTCTCTTCAGAATACATAGGAAGACGTATTGCAAACATTAAGTAGAAAAATGTGTGAACTATAACTAGAACTATAGTAAATTACACAGAAGTTCCTAACATGAGACGCATTTTTAACAAGTTTGCGGGGATTGTCAGAAAAGATTTCTGAGGTGAAAGTGCGAATAATGGTGTGTCAGAGTAAATTGTGTTCAGGCTGCAGACAAGCTGGGAATGCCATATGAAAGGAACATACCTGGACCATTTTGACTTCCTGTATAGCCTCTCTTACTGATCTTGCAGGAGCCAAATTCGGAACCAACATTGCTGGTGCTTCACCGGAACCAGAAGGATATTCAGCTCCTTTGACAGAGGCATTTGTTCTGACTGAGAACTCTGTGGAGTTGGATGATTTCCTCTTTCTGTAGGAAGGCCTAAATGTTTAAAAATACAAGGTTAAACAATCAGTtagtgaggaagaagaacatGACAAAGGACATCAGGATGTTCAGATCAGAAAGGTCAAGGGGAAATCTAGTACTTAGGGAGAATTGTTCCTTCACGAAGGTAAAGCCAGTCATTGGTGTACTCATCAAACTCCGCTACCATGGCCACCACATATGAAACTCCCCTTTGAAACGACTTCTCCTGCGACAGTAATGCAAGAACATTTGTAACTACTTACATCACATAAGCTTTCTCACAGATTAGCAATAATTCATCACTGGCAGTGTAGTAACCTGGAAGACAATGACTGCTCCGTAGAGGCCCACGAAAATGCTCGAGACAATAGCCAACAGGACGCTCCCAACCACCACCAGTGGCCAGAAAAGGATGGCCAGGCCAGCGATCGGCACGCAAACTGTTTCAAGGAACGGGCCTTCACGGCTGATGAGGTCGTGCAGCAGCCTCTGCCAGCCTTTGAAGAGCATGTAGGGGCTCTTGATCAGCGCGAT from Setaria italica strain Yugu1 chromosome VII, Setaria_italica_v2.0, whole genome shotgun sequence includes the following:
- the LOC101782760 gene encoding probable protein phosphatase 2C 40, whose translation is MSSAPARGVRRRAGSVALGDLLRREASAERVAAAGAGVERPTVAAGQAGRAKKGEDLALLKPACERRPGAPSTSFSAFALFDGHNGSAAAVYAKEHLLGNVLGCVPTDLSRDEWLAALPRALVAGFVKTDKDFQTKAHSSGTTVTLVIIDGSVVTVASVGDSRCVLEAEGSIYYLSADHRFDSSEEEVGRVTECGGEVGRLNVVGGAEIGPLRCWPGGLCLSRSIGDQDVGEYIIPVPYVKQMKLSNSGGRLIIASDGVWDALTAEVAFSCARGLSPEAAADQIVKEAVESKGLRDDTTCIVIDIIPPEKPKSTIESPKTPGKGLGLLKSFFLRKTASDSLSLATKDNYSEPDFVEEVFEDGCPSLSRRLNSEYPVRNMFKLFACAICQIDLESGQGISIHEGLSKPGKLRPWDGPFLCHSCQEKKEAMEGKRHSRDSSSRNSGSSE
- the LOC101783168 gene encoding uncharacterized membrane protein At3g27390: MDSAKAWVAANYAEPMASMQHSLRVAYVVFSFCAAFFLGGIKAMVVGPVAAALMILGNVSVILVLFPAHVWWTIYSLIKTDRINAGLKLAVLLALPVLFGLWLGLSIFGGALVALGYGFFTPWISTFEAFRQESEAKKFVHGIVDGTWGTIKGSCTVVRDFADICFHSYPVYLKELRESSHNREPHSIRLLDVPSCIVVALLGLVVDIPLYTVIALIKSPYMLFKGWQRLLHDLISREGPFLETVCVPIAGLAILFWPLVVVGSVLLAIVSSIFVGLYGAVIVFQEKSFQRGVSYVVAMVAEFDEYTNDWLYLREGTILPKPSYRKRKSSNSTEFSVRTNASVKGAEYPSGSGEAPAMLVPNLAPARSVREAIQEVKMVQIWEGMMKACEQRGRDLLNLNVITAVGLSEWLRAKESGHETISLGLPSYSLLCTVLQSIKAGAGGLLLGNVEVNQHNRPQDRLLDWFFHPVLVLKEQIQALKMTEEEVRFLEKLTLFVGNAASTSVWDNGAEMPQDPVRLAQIQAISRRLVGIVRSLSKFPTYRRRYRHVVKLLIAYSIERDGSCRSSASSHSVSFFEITQLDV